From a single Falco rusticolus isolate bFalRus1 chromosome 17, bFalRus1.pri, whole genome shotgun sequence genomic region:
- the RASSF5 gene encoding ras association domain-containing protein 5 isoform X1 — protein MKHPFWVKWPSFRCRRCADCRYTCHQECRSLIQLDCRRPGQCQSQLSPESTLLPPCSQNVTQTVEEEKREPPTIQEIKQKIEKYNAKVTNCLLMKLNDDGTYTGFIKVHLKLRRPVTVPAGIRPQSIYDALKEVNLADMTDKRTSFYLPLDAIKQLHISSTTTVSEVIQGLLKKFMVVDNPQKFALFKEMRKDGQVLFQKLPLTEYPLYLRLLAGPDTDALSFVLKENETGEVEWDAFSIPELQNFLMILDKEEKDKIQQVQRKYEKFKQRLQQTLKEARGKPG, from the exons ATGAAGCATCCTTTCTGGGTGAAGTGGCCGAGCTTTCGCTGCAGGCGCTGTGCAG ACTGCAGATACACGTGCCACCAGGAATGCCGCAGCCTCATCCAGCTGGATTGCCGTCGGCCGGGCCAGTGCCAGAGCCAGCTCTCGCCCGAGAGCACCCTGCTGCCGCCCTGCAGCCAG AATGTAACACAAAcagtagaagaagaaaaacGCGAGCCTCCGACCATCCAGGAGATCAAACAGAAAATCgaaaaatacaatgcaaaagTTACAAACTGCCTGTTGATGAAGCTG AACGACGATGGGACGTACACAGGTTTCATTAAAGTGCATTTGAAACTGCGCCGCCCCGTGACGGTCCCAGCAGGGATCCGGCCCCAGTCCATCTACGATGCCCTCAAGGAGGTGAACCTGGCTGATATGACAGACAAGAGAACCTCGTTCTACCTGCCGCTGGATGCCATCAAGCAGCTCCACATCAGCAGCACAACCACCGTGAGCGAGGTGATCCAGGGGCTCCTGAAGAAATTTATGGTGGTGGATAATCCTCAGAAGTTTGCACTTTTCAAGGAGATGCGGAAAGATGGGCAAG TGCTCTTCCAGAAGCTCCCCCTCACCGAGTACCCCCTGTACCTCCGGCTGCTGGCGGGCCCCGACACAGATGCGCTCAGCTTCGtgctgaaggaaaatgagaCGGGGGAAGTTGAG TGGGATGCGTTCTCCATCCCGGAGCTCCAGAACTTCTTGATGATACtggacaaagaagaaaaggacaaaatccAGCAAGTGCAAAGGAAGTATGAGAAGTTTAAACAGAGACTGCAACAGACCTTGAAAGAAGCCAGAGGCAAGCCTGGATAA
- the RASSF5 gene encoding ras association domain-containing protein 5 isoform X2 has translation MTMSSGYCSLDEDLEDCFFTAKTSFFRSTPNKVPAKNVTQTVEEEKREPPTIQEIKQKIEKYNAKVTNCLLMKLNDDGTYTGFIKVHLKLRRPVTVPAGIRPQSIYDALKEVNLADMTDKRTSFYLPLDAIKQLHISSTTTVSEVIQGLLKKFMVVDNPQKFALFKEMRKDGQVLFQKLPLTEYPLYLRLLAGPDTDALSFVLKENETGEVEWDAFSIPELQNFLMILDKEEKDKIQQVQRKYEKFKQRLQQTLKEARGKPG, from the exons ATGACCATGAGCAGCGGGTACTGCAGCTTGGATGAAGACCTCGAGGATtgctttttcacagcaaaaacCTCTTTCTTCCGGAGCACGCCGAACAAGGTTCCTGCCAAG AATGTAACACAAAcagtagaagaagaaaaacGCGAGCCTCCGACCATCCAGGAGATCAAACAGAAAATCgaaaaatacaatgcaaaagTTACAAACTGCCTGTTGATGAAGCTG AACGACGATGGGACGTACACAGGTTTCATTAAAGTGCATTTGAAACTGCGCCGCCCCGTGACGGTCCCAGCAGGGATCCGGCCCCAGTCCATCTACGATGCCCTCAAGGAGGTGAACCTGGCTGATATGACAGACAAGAGAACCTCGTTCTACCTGCCGCTGGATGCCATCAAGCAGCTCCACATCAGCAGCACAACCACCGTGAGCGAGGTGATCCAGGGGCTCCTGAAGAAATTTATGGTGGTGGATAATCCTCAGAAGTTTGCACTTTTCAAGGAGATGCGGAAAGATGGGCAAG TGCTCTTCCAGAAGCTCCCCCTCACCGAGTACCCCCTGTACCTCCGGCTGCTGGCGGGCCCCGACACAGATGCGCTCAGCTTCGtgctgaaggaaaatgagaCGGGGGAAGTTGAG TGGGATGCGTTCTCCATCCCGGAGCTCCAGAACTTCTTGATGATACtggacaaagaagaaaaggacaaaatccAGCAAGTGCAAAGGAAGTATGAGAAGTTTAAACAGAGACTGCAACAGACCTTGAAAGAAGCCAGAGGCAAGCCTGGATAA